From one Paenibacillus sp. FSL K6-1330 genomic stretch:
- a CDS encoding threonine/serine exporter family protein encodes MVATFYIQQLITSFVASAAFGIIFNVPKKALLQCGFAGMVGWLLYIMLQNMMVEPVTATVFAAFCVTIISHFFAKKYKTPIIVFSVSGIIPLVPGGVAYNALRHVAQNQFDQAVQLGAQAFMISGAIALGLLLSEVTNQIIRKWSISRRRAGKPNSTGS; translated from the coding sequence ATGGTGGCAACCTTTTATATACAGCAGCTCATCACGAGTTTTGTTGCTTCGGCGGCCTTCGGGATCATATTCAACGTACCCAAAAAAGCACTGCTGCAGTGCGGGTTTGCCGGCATGGTGGGCTGGCTGCTCTACATTATGCTGCAGAACATGATGGTTGAGCCGGTGACGGCCACTGTGTTTGCGGCTTTTTGCGTGACGATCATCAGCCATTTTTTCGCCAAAAAATACAAGACGCCCATTATCGTGTTCAGCGTGTCGGGGATTATTCCGCTCGTACCGGGCGGAGTCGCCTACAATGCCCTTCGGCATGTCGCCCAGAATCAATTTGATCAGGCTGTTCAGTTGGGAGCGCAGGCCTTCATGATTTCAGGCGCCATCGCGCTGGGTTTGCTGCTATCGGAGGTGACCAATCAGATCATTCGGAAGTGGTCGATATCCCGGAGAAGAGCTGGAAAACCCAATTCGACCGGCTCGTAA
- a CDS encoding threonine/serine exporter family protein: MNDLLKREHDIIKVCLLAGKIMLQSGAETYRVEDTMMRIAAAFGVENSHSYMTPTGIIFSMEEPQHITRLIRISDRTTNLDKIDQVNSVSRSISLGELTIEEAHRALEKIEHEQAIYPTWLLILLSAIASGCFLIMFRGVWPDFVPAAIAGGLGFSCFLFMHRVIPVRFFAEFSGALVIGITSVWMVKYGFGHQLDTIIISSVMPLVPGLLITNAIRDLMAGHLISGLSKGAEAFVTSFAIGAGIAFTLSF, from the coding sequence TTGAATGACTTGTTGAAGCGGGAGCATGACATTATCAAGGTCTGCTTGTTAGCAGGAAAAATCATGTTGCAAAGCGGTGCCGAGACCTATCGGGTCGAGGATACGATGATGCGGATCGCCGCGGCTTTCGGCGTGGAGAACAGCCACAGCTATATGACTCCGACCGGGATTATCTTCTCGATGGAGGAGCCTCAGCATATTACGCGGCTTATTCGTATTTCGGATCGGACAACCAATCTCGATAAGATCGATCAGGTCAACAGCGTGTCTCGGAGCATAAGCCTCGGTGAGCTGACGATTGAAGAGGCTCATAGGGCGCTTGAGAAAATCGAACATGAGCAGGCGATATATCCGACATGGCTGCTGATTCTCCTGTCAGCGATCGCAAGCGGCTGCTTCCTCATTATGTTTCGCGGCGTCTGGCCGGATTTCGTACCGGCGGCCATTGCGGGCGGTCTTGGCTTCTCCTGCTTTCTATTCATGCATCGGGTCATACCGGTGCGATTCTTCGCCGAATTCTCGGGAGCGCTGGTCATCGGCATAACCTCCGTATGGATGGTCAAATACGGATTCGGCCATCAGCTGGATACGATCATTATCAGTTCCGTGATGCCGCTGGTACCGGGCTTGCTGATCACGAATGCCATCCGCGATTTAATGGCGGGGCATCTGATATCCGGCTTGTCCAAAGGCGCGGAGGCTTTTGTTACGTCCTTTGCCATCGGAGCGGGAATTGCGTTTACGTTGTCATTCTAA
- a CDS encoding PadR family transcriptional regulator yields MTNLILLSFLRQRPMHGYEIQQLIQASRMDLWTNILSGSIYYALNKMESDGLIAATAEERTGARLRKIYSITDEGEKLFQKMIRETLTLPPHTVKSDFSLGLVWIESIPKQEAVELLQQNLKQVEESLAQWRSGKQIKGQYGLSKIALATFDNAISSLEQDIAFLNKIITLVQE; encoded by the coding sequence ATGACCAACCTCATCCTGCTCTCATTCCTGCGCCAGCGCCCGATGCACGGCTATGAAATTCAGCAGCTTATTCAGGCCAGCCGCATGGACCTATGGACGAATATTCTGTCCGGCTCCATCTATTATGCACTTAACAAGATGGAAAGCGACGGTCTGATTGCAGCCACCGCTGAAGAGCGGACCGGTGCGAGACTTCGCAAAATTTACAGTATTACGGATGAAGGCGAGAAATTATTCCAGAAGATGATCCGCGAAACCTTGACGCTTCCTCCCCATACCGTCAAATCCGACTTCTCTCTTGGATTGGTCTGGATCGAGAGCATTCCCAAGCAGGAAGCGGTGGAATTGCTGCAGCAAAACCTCAAGCAAGTGGAAGAATCGCTGGCACAATGGCGTTCAGGTAAACAAATCAAGGGACAGTACGGCTTATCGAAGATCGCTCTTGCTACCTTCGATAATGCGATCTCAAGCCTGGAACAAGACATCGCCTTTCTCAACAAGATCATAACACTCGTTCAAGAATAA
- the serS gene encoding serine--tRNA ligase, which produces MLDMKWIRESTENQEELQRVADQKGIALSVAELVRLDDQRRTLLLAVERLRQQRNAISQEISTLVRQGKQEEAERTKQQVKDINDQLGKQEALYREVDDAYNKLLILVPNIVSPDTPVGASDEDNVEIRRVGEPPVFDYEYRDHVTLGELHRMIDIPRGVKTAGTRSYYLTGIGAMLHRAVQQLAVDMLVAKGFTLMDVPLTVRTEAMENTAFFPLGQDQAFQIMEQDKWLVGTSEVPLVSFYSGEIVDVTQPIRLAAASLCFRSEVGSGGRDVQGLYRVHQFAKVEQVVLCEASAEASELLLQEITANAEELLQKLELPYRVVAVCTGDMSQKTYKQYDIETWMPSRGAYGETHSSSNLLDFQARRSNIRYRDAEGKLRYCHTLNNTAVASPRILIPLLENHQQADGSILIPKALRPYMNGMERIEPPSETK; this is translated from the coding sequence ATGCTAGATATGAAATGGATCAGAGAGAGCACAGAAAATCAGGAAGAACTGCAGCGAGTGGCTGACCAGAAAGGCATCGCCCTGTCGGTTGCCGAACTTGTCCGGCTGGATGACCAGCGCCGGACACTGCTGCTGGCCGTGGAGAGATTGCGGCAGCAGCGCAATGCCATCTCGCAGGAGATCAGCACGCTCGTGCGACAAGGTAAACAGGAAGAAGCCGAGCGGACGAAACAACAGGTCAAGGACATCAACGATCAGTTGGGCAAGCAGGAAGCGTTATACCGAGAGGTTGACGACGCCTACAACAAGCTGCTCATCCTTGTACCGAATATCGTTTCGCCGGATACGCCAGTCGGAGCTTCGGATGAGGACAATGTAGAGATCAGACGGGTTGGCGAGCCCCCCGTGTTTGATTATGAATACAGGGATCATGTCACGCTCGGCGAGCTGCACCGGATGATCGACATTCCCCGCGGCGTCAAAACCGCCGGCACACGCAGCTACTACCTGACCGGCATCGGCGCCATGCTGCATCGGGCCGTCCAGCAGCTTGCAGTGGATATGCTGGTCGCCAAGGGTTTTACCCTTATGGACGTACCGTTAACCGTTAGGACGGAGGCCATGGAGAACACAGCCTTCTTCCCGCTTGGTCAAGATCAGGCTTTTCAAATTATGGAGCAGGATAAGTGGCTCGTCGGTACGTCGGAAGTGCCGTTGGTATCGTTCTATAGCGGTGAAATCGTCGATGTGACGCAGCCGATTCGCCTGGCAGCAGCATCGCTGTGCTTCCGGAGCGAGGTCGGCTCGGGCGGCCGGGACGTCCAAGGCCTGTATCGGGTGCATCAGTTCGCGAAGGTGGAACAGGTCGTTCTTTGCGAGGCCAGCGCGGAAGCCTCGGAGCTGCTTCTACAAGAGATCACAGCCAATGCCGAGGAGCTGCTACAGAAGCTCGAACTGCCTTACCGTGTCGTTGCCGTCTGTACCGGGGATATGTCGCAGAAAACGTACAAGCAATACGACATCGAGACATGGATGCCAAGCCGCGGGGCTTATGGTGAGACTCACTCGTCGTCGAATCTGCTCGACTTTCAGGCGCGTCGCTCGAACATCCGCTATCGGGACGCAGAAGGCAAGCTGCGCTACTGCCACACCCTGAACAACACAGCCGTCGCTTCGCCGCGAATTCTCATCCCGCTGCTGGAGAACCATCAGCAGGCCGACGGTTCGATCCTCATTCCCAAGGCGCTCAGACCTTACATGAACGGGATGGAGCGGATTGAGCCTCCAAGTGAAACAAAATGA
- a CDS encoding LLM class flavin-dependent oxidoreductase, protein MTEPHLDHTAPKTLRDIPISILDLAPITAGSTAAQSLRNTLDLAQHAEKWGYNRYWLAEHHNMPGIASSATSVVIGHVAGGTSKIRVGSGGIMLPNHAPLVIAEQFGTLESLYPGRIDLGLGRAPGSDQLTSRALRRGPGSDGQDFPDRLGELRNYFQPTSGSSMRIRAIPGEGLHVPIWLLGSSGFSAQLAGQLGLPFSFASHFAPDYLMAALDLYRTSFRPSSELSKPYAMIGVNVICADTDEEAERLATSPYQQFLNIIRGRTGQLSPPVDSMDDLWNLQEQAIVKRQLSFSAIGSPATVRAQLEEFQQSTNADEIIVAAAIYDHEARLRSYELLADVVGIK, encoded by the coding sequence ATGACAGAACCCCATCTTGATCATACAGCGCCCAAAACGCTTCGCGATATCCCTATTTCCATCCTGGATCTCGCCCCGATTACAGCGGGCAGCACCGCTGCACAGTCGCTGCGGAATACACTCGATCTGGCCCAGCATGCCGAGAAGTGGGGGTATAACCGCTACTGGCTTGCCGAACACCACAATATGCCGGGGATCGCCAGCTCGGCCACTTCGGTCGTCATTGGCCATGTCGCCGGGGGCACGAGCAAGATCCGCGTCGGATCCGGCGGCATTATGCTGCCGAACCACGCTCCCCTGGTCATAGCCGAGCAGTTTGGGACCCTCGAATCGTTGTATCCCGGCCGGATTGATCTCGGTCTTGGCCGTGCGCCGGGATCGGATCAGCTCACATCCCGGGCACTCCGCCGCGGTCCGGGCAGCGACGGGCAGGATTTCCCGGATCGCCTCGGCGAGCTGCGGAATTACTTCCAGCCCACCTCAGGCTCGTCCATGCGTATCCGGGCGATTCCCGGTGAAGGCCTGCATGTACCGATCTGGCTGCTCGGCTCCAGCGGTTTCAGTGCGCAGCTGGCAGGCCAGCTGGGGCTTCCGTTCTCTTTTGCAAGCCACTTTGCTCCGGATTATCTGATGGCCGCGCTCGATCTGTACCGTACCAGCTTCCGCCCTTCATCCGAGCTGAGCAAGCCGTATGCCATGATCGGCGTGAACGTAATCTGTGCCGACACGGACGAGGAAGCGGAGCGTCTGGCTACCTCGCCGTATCAGCAGTTCCTGAACATCATCCGCGGCCGTACCGGCCAGCTGAGCCCGCCGGTGGACAGCATGGATGATCTGTGGAACCTGCAGGAGCAGGCCATCGTGAAGCGCCAGCTCAGCTTCTCCGCCATCGGCAGCCCTGCAACCGTACGTGCGCAGTTGGAGGAGTTCCAGCAGTCGACGAACGCAGACGAGATTATTGTCGCAGCCGCCATCTACGATCATGAGGCACGCCTGCGTTCATATGAGCTGCTGGCGGATGTCGTCGGTATCAAATAA
- a CDS encoding serine hydrolase domain-containing protein has product MSDIQEQIDTYLNSLAQDRKFSGSVLASKKDSILFKSGYGKANIELDVDNTPETAFRIGSITKTITALGVVQLIEQGKLSFDDYIGKYFPCQKDGDRITIHHLLTHTSGITNYTENANLFDWASLPSNTKELLNRFSNIDLNYEPGEKYQYSNSGYALLGALIEQASDQSYGSYIEDHIFNPLGMVNTRLDDPQEIIPLRASGYEIDTNEKLINSYNIHPSNAYAAGGVISTVEDLYLWDQALYTNKLLPQHLINYMLTPHKGDHDYSYGCGWIIQDTPYGTMTGHTGGIPGFTSILMRFPSTKVTVIVLSNMFQDVAHVGQHIAGILHPNTAV; this is encoded by the coding sequence TTGAGTGATATACAGGAACAGATTGATACCTATTTGAATTCACTTGCCCAAGATCGTAAATTCAGCGGTTCCGTTTTGGCTTCAAAGAAAGACTCTATTTTGTTCAAAAGCGGCTATGGCAAAGCCAATATTGAGCTCGATGTAGACAACACGCCTGAAACCGCCTTTCGAATCGGATCTATAACAAAGACCATTACCGCACTAGGCGTTGTACAGCTCATTGAACAGGGTAAGCTATCTTTTGACGATTACATAGGCAAGTATTTTCCGTGCCAAAAGGACGGGGACCGTATTACAATCCATCACCTGTTAACTCATACATCCGGCATTACCAACTATACCGAGAATGCTAATTTATTTGACTGGGCCTCATTACCATCCAATACGAAGGAATTATTGAATCGATTTTCTAACATAGATTTAAATTACGAACCCGGTGAAAAGTATCAGTATTCCAATTCCGGTTATGCCCTTCTCGGAGCTCTGATTGAACAAGCATCAGACCAAAGTTATGGCTCCTACATTGAGGATCATATATTCAACCCTCTGGGCATGGTCAATACAAGGTTAGATGACCCACAAGAAATTATCCCACTGCGAGCATCTGGCTACGAGATCGATACTAATGAAAAATTGATAAATAGCTATAACATTCACCCCTCCAATGCCTATGCTGCTGGAGGAGTCATCTCCACAGTTGAGGATTTATATCTGTGGGACCAAGCCTTGTACACCAACAAGCTGCTCCCTCAGCATCTTATTAATTATATGCTCACACCTCATAAAGGCGATCATGATTATTCATATGGCTGCGGCTGGATCATTCAGGATACTCCCTACGGAACGATGACAGGCCATACGGGAGGCATTCCGGGATTTACTTCCATTCTTATGAGATTCCCATCAACCAAGGTCACTGTCATTGTGCTCAGTAATATGTTTCAGGACGTGGCGCATGTTGGGCAGCATATTGCGGGGATCTTGCATCCAAACACCGCTGTCTAA
- a CDS encoding SDR family oxidoreductase has product MSDNKQIAVITGAASGIGRASSLKLAENGAKVVLVDFNKEAGEETLRLIKEQGGEGIFVQADVTKTEDVQNYVNKAVEAYGRIDFFFNNAGIVQKFSMLDDIDENEFDRQMSVNVKGAFLGMKYVLKVMKEQGSGHIVNTASTAGIRSEHSAAAYSASKHAVVGLTKGAALEYVKQGIRVNAICPGGVQTPLTAAVAKSFMEGGYVPEEVGNMRMGRPAEADEIANVVAFLASPGSSYMTGSLVTIDGGLTL; this is encoded by the coding sequence ATGTCCGATAACAAACAGATCGCTGTCATTACAGGGGCAGCCAGCGGGATCGGCAGAGCCAGCAGCTTGAAATTGGCAGAGAACGGTGCAAAGGTAGTGCTCGTTGACTTCAACAAGGAAGCCGGCGAAGAAACGCTGCGTTTGATCAAGGAACAGGGCGGAGAGGGAATCTTCGTGCAAGCGGATGTAACAAAAACCGAGGATGTTCAGAACTATGTGAACAAGGCGGTTGAAGCTTACGGCAGAATCGATTTCTTCTTCAACAATGCAGGCATCGTGCAGAAGTTCTCCATGCTGGACGACATCGACGAGAACGAATTTGACCGTCAAATGTCCGTGAACGTCAAGGGTGCTTTCCTCGGCATGAAGTATGTACTGAAAGTCATGAAAGAGCAGGGCAGCGGACATATCGTTAATACCGCTTCCACGGCGGGTATCCGCAGCGAGCACAGCGCGGCCGCTTATTCGGCAAGCAAGCATGCGGTGGTGGGCTTGACGAAGGGGGCAGCGCTGGAATACGTGAAGCAGGGCATTCGCGTGAACGCGATTTGTCCGGGCGGCGTTCAGACGCCGCTTACGGCAGCGGTGGCCAAGTCCTTCATGGAAGGCGGCTACGTGCCTGAGGAAGTGGGCAACATGCGGATGGGACGTCCGGCTGAGGCGGATGAAATCGCGAACGTGGTTGCCTTCCTGGCTTCCCCGGGCTCCAGCTATATGACAGGTTCGCTGGTTACGATTGATGGCGGATTGACGCTGTAA
- a CDS encoding glucose 1-dehydrogenase gives MGRLDNKVAIITGAAGGMGKADALLFAQEGAKVAITDLQEDKIKDVVAEIEALGGKAIGFKHNVASEEDWVSVVDETVQKFGKVDILVNNAGVSNATPFMDLTVEGWEKTMSINVTSIFLGQKYVIPHMIEAGGGSIVNISSIAGLTGGSGAGPYTASKGAVRMLTKATAVDFAKHNIRCNSVHPGYIETPMTVDLFKDEQMMQWFQSQTPLPRLGKAEDIARGVLFLASDESSYITGVELPIDGGYFAK, from the coding sequence ATGGGGAGATTAGACAATAAAGTAGCAATCATTACGGGTGCAGCAGGTGGTATGGGTAAAGCTGACGCTCTTTTGTTTGCGCAAGAGGGAGCTAAGGTTGCGATTACGGACCTTCAGGAAGACAAGATCAAAGACGTCGTAGCCGAGATTGAAGCGCTTGGCGGCAAAGCGATCGGATTCAAGCACAACGTAGCTTCTGAGGAAGATTGGGTTAGTGTTGTAGACGAGACGGTTCAAAAATTCGGCAAAGTCGACATTCTGGTGAACAATGCCGGTGTCTCCAATGCAACGCCGTTCATGGATTTGACGGTGGAAGGCTGGGAGAAGACGATGTCGATTAACGTTACGAGCATATTCCTCGGTCAGAAATATGTCATTCCGCACATGATCGAAGCCGGGGGCGGTTCCATCGTCAACATCTCCTCCATTGCCGGTCTGACAGGCGGCAGCGGCGCTGGCCCCTACACGGCAAGCAAAGGCGCGGTGCGCATGCTGACTAAAGCCACAGCCGTTGACTTTGCGAAGCATAACATCCGCTGTAATTCGGTTCACCCTGGCTACATTGAAACGCCAATGACCGTGGACTTGTTCAAGGATGAGCAAATGATGCAATGGTTCCAATCCCAGACTCCGCTTCCACGCTTGGGCAAAGCGGAAGATATCGCTCGCGGCGTATTGTTCCTTGCTTCGGATGAGTCTTCTTATATTACAGGTGTTGAGCTGCCGATTGATGGCGGATATTTTGCGAAGTAA
- a CDS encoding MarR family transcriptional regulator, which produces MMTLVANYAKILDNDLTGPQYYVLQTLAYEGQQTSSYFANALNVTLSAVTNLSNKLVSKGYIERVASIEDRRQVYLKITEQGREVEARMIAKYRDLNEGLWSDFSNQEMDVLIASYEKMIEHLQLKIGQSNEDSQTND; this is translated from the coding sequence ATGATGACGCTTGTGGCGAACTATGCCAAGATTCTGGACAATGATTTGACCGGCCCCCAGTACTACGTGCTTCAGACTTTGGCGTATGAGGGGCAGCAGACCAGCTCGTATTTTGCCAATGCCTTGAATGTTACGCTGTCGGCTGTGACCAACTTGAGCAACAAGCTGGTCAGCAAGGGTTATATTGAACGGGTGGCGTCAATCGAGGACAGGCGTCAGGTCTATCTTAAGATTACGGAGCAGGGCCGTGAAGTTGAAGCCCGGATGATTGCGAAGTACCGTGATTTGAATGAAGGCTTATGGTCGGATTTCTCGAATCAGGAGATGGATGTGTTGATCGCTTCATATGAGAAGATGATTGAACATCTGCAGCTTAAGATCGGGCAGTCCAATGAAGATAGCCAAACTAACGACTAA
- a CDS encoding nitrite reductase has product MATQKFAVTPGFEVGGTLFRPDQLSVLGSIVGEDARIEMTTFKQLYVEMDVERVEEAKAKLEAAGLQVHPAGFVSKSLITCNFCRGAEDSGLDVAKVLDEAIADHPVPNPLKIGYAGCALGTSEPLLKDIAVIKMRNTYDIYVGGEPKGLKAALAKPLHKDLAPEQLAPIILKLIVVYQENGKKKEKFSRFVDRMTLDQLRQLTLDARMDTAG; this is encoded by the coding sequence TTGGCAACGCAAAAATTCGCAGTGACACCCGGCTTTGAAGTGGGCGGAACGCTGTTCCGCCCGGATCAGCTGTCCGTATTGGGCTCCATCGTGGGTGAGGATGCCCGCATTGAGATGACTACCTTTAAACAGCTCTACGTGGAGATGGACGTAGAGCGGGTGGAAGAAGCAAAGGCTAAGCTGGAAGCCGCCGGACTTCAGGTTCATCCTGCCGGTTTTGTCTCCAAGAGCCTGATCACCTGCAACTTCTGCCGGGGGGCGGAGGATTCGGGACTGGATGTTGCGAAGGTGCTGGATGAAGCGATCGCCGATCATCCTGTACCTAATCCGCTAAAGATCGGTTACGCCGGCTGCGCGCTCGGCACCAGTGAACCGCTGCTGAAGGATATTGCCGTTATTAAGATGAGAAATACCTATGATATCTATGTAGGTGGAGAGCCGAAAGGGTTGAAGGCTGCTCTGGCAAAGCCACTGCATAAGGATTTAGCGCCGGAGCAGCTGGCCCCGATCATCCTGAAGCTGATCGTCGTCTATCAGGAGAACGGCAAGAAGAAAGAGAAGTTCTCGCGCTTCGTAGATCGCATGACACTCGATCAGCTGCGTCAACTCACGCTGGATGCGCGGATGGATACGGCAGGGTAA